In Mixta intestinalis, the following are encoded in one genomic region:
- the phrB gene encoding deoxyribodipyrimidine photo-lyase has translation MTTHLVWLRNDLRINDNSALWAACRARHARVIALFIATPQQWHQHNMAPRQAEYIWRSLQQLQQSLTEKGIALHYHQCDDFTASVSYLQDFCHEQQVDALFYNYQYEFNERERDAAVERRLTEQGVTVQGFDDSVLLPPGSVRTGNNEAYKVFTPFSKAYRKRLRAGLPECLSAPQARAETPLTTLLPLSPFDYPRESFDEQLFPVGEAAALQRLRAFCRQPVLDYPAQRDYPALEGTSRLSVCLATGTLSPRQCLHRLLREQPQALEEGQASVWLNELIWRDFYRHLLVAFPKLCKNQPFAAWTKKLAWQQRPEQFDAWCQGKTGYPIVDAAMRQLNATGWMHNRLRMIAASFLIKDLQIDWRLGERYFMSVLIDGDLAANNGGWQWSASTGTDAVPWFRIFNPTTQGERFDAQGEFIRRWLPELAAVPDKVIHHPHDWAKKNHQRLDYPLPIVEHKAAREQTLAIFEAARQASSVISPE, from the coding sequence ATGACCACCCATCTGGTCTGGCTGCGCAACGATCTGCGCATCAACGATAACAGCGCGCTCTGGGCAGCCTGCCGTGCGCGCCATGCCCGCGTGATTGCGTTGTTTATCGCCACGCCGCAGCAGTGGCATCAGCATAATATGGCACCGCGTCAGGCGGAATATATCTGGCGTAGCCTGCAACAGCTACAGCAAAGCCTGACGGAAAAGGGGATCGCGCTGCACTATCATCAGTGTGATGACTTCACCGCCTCCGTTAGCTACCTGCAAGATTTCTGTCACGAACAGCAGGTTGATGCGCTGTTTTACAACTATCAGTATGAATTTAACGAACGCGAACGGGATGCCGCCGTTGAGCGTCGGCTCACTGAGCAGGGCGTGACGGTGCAGGGGTTTGACGACAGCGTCCTGTTGCCGCCGGGCAGCGTCAGAACCGGCAATAATGAAGCGTATAAAGTCTTTACGCCGTTCAGCAAAGCGTATCGCAAGCGTCTGCGTGCCGGGCTGCCAGAGTGTCTGTCGGCACCGCAGGCGCGTGCAGAAACGCCGCTAACAACATTACTACCGCTGTCACCTTTTGACTATCCGCGTGAATCGTTTGATGAGCAGCTATTTCCCGTTGGCGAAGCCGCCGCGCTACAGCGCCTGCGCGCTTTCTGTCGTCAGCCGGTGCTGGATTATCCGGCGCAGCGTGATTACCCCGCGCTGGAGGGCACCAGCAGGCTTTCTGTGTGCCTGGCGACCGGCACGCTGTCGCCGCGTCAGTGCTTACATCGTCTGCTGCGCGAACAGCCGCAGGCGCTGGAGGAAGGGCAGGCCAGCGTCTGGCTGAATGAGCTAATCTGGCGTGATTTTTACCGCCACCTGCTGGTTGCGTTTCCAAAGCTGTGTAAAAACCAGCCTTTTGCGGCCTGGACGAAAAAATTAGCCTGGCAGCAGCGGCCCGAGCAGTTTGACGCCTGGTGCCAGGGGAAAACCGGCTATCCCATTGTTGATGCTGCGATGCGTCAGCTAAACGCCACCGGCTGGATGCACAATCGCCTGCGCATGATCGCCGCCAGCTTTCTGATTAAGGATCTGCAAATCGACTGGCGGCTGGGCGAGCGCTATTTTATGTCGGTACTGATCGATGGCGATCTGGCCGCCAACAACGGCGGCTGGCAGTGGTCCGCCTCTACCGGCACCGATGCCGTTCCCTGGTTTCGTATTTTTAATCCCACCACTCAGGGCGAGCGCTTTGACGCACAGGGTGAATTTATCCGCCGCTGGCTGCCGGAGCTGGCGGCGGTGCCCGATAAAGTGATTCATCATCCGCATGACTGGGCAAAGAAAAATCATCAACGGCTCGATTATCCGCTGCCAATCGTGGAACATAAGGCGGCAAGAGAGCAAACCCTGGCTATTTTTGAGGCGGCGCGCCAGGCGTCGTCGGTCATATCCCCGGAGTAG
- the fldA gene encoding flavodoxin FldA: MAIVGIFFGSDTGNTENIAKMIQKQLGSDVAAVHDIAKSSKEDLEAFDILLLGIPTWYYGEAQCDWDDFFPTLEEIDFNGKLVALFGCGDQEDYAEYFCDAMGTIRDIIEPNGAVIVGHWPTEGYHFEASKGLADDTHFLGLAIDEDRQPELTNERVDKWVKQIYEELHLQEILEA; the protein is encoded by the coding sequence ATGGCAATCGTAGGCATTTTCTTTGGCAGCGATACCGGCAATACAGAAAACATTGCGAAAATGATCCAGAAACAGCTCGGTAGCGACGTTGCTGCAGTGCATGATATTGCCAAGAGCAGTAAAGAAGACCTGGAGGCTTTTGATATTCTGCTGCTGGGCATCCCTACCTGGTATTATGGCGAAGCGCAGTGCGACTGGGATGACTTCTTCCCGACGCTGGAAGAGATCGACTTTAACGGCAAGCTGGTAGCGCTGTTTGGCTGCGGCGACCAGGAAGATTACGCTGAATATTTCTGTGATGCCATGGGCACCATCCGCGATATTATCGAGCCGAACGGCGCGGTAATCGTTGGTCACTGGCCAACCGAAGGCTATCACTTCGAAGCCTCTAAAGGTCTCGCCGACGATACGCATTTCCTTGGACTGGCAATTGACGAAGATCGTCAGCCTGAATTAACCAACGAACGCGTTGATAAGTGGGTGAAGCAGATTTACGAAGAGCTGCATCTGCAGGAAATTCTGGAAGCCTGA
- a CDS encoding beta-N-acetylhexosaminidase, producing MKRLTLSALIMATLAGCSSDAMQAQRVVDQVSQFGVRYEVTDNQAALHGTDCAALGADWAACNRATITLTNNGPALTSRNWAIYMSNVHATIKIDSDRFRIVHVNGDLTRLEPTEKFTGIGAGESIAIPLINEYWQLFITDVMPRWYVTAENAQPRIIASTDTEDLTQFVAPFNDRWKRTADDKNILMQPASRFLKNSDIAVLPTAALRGQITPTPLALKVHPQDLDLSKGVAFDLLTLPDNQAQVIKARFALLGVKENSGGVPLRTTIRQADFSGERAVSGAYHLSISPRGIELTGYDSAGVFYGLMSVASLLPAEGLPVIATLEAQDAPRFAYRGAFLDVARNFHSKQAVMRMLDQMAAWKMNKFHFHLSDDEAWRIAIPGLPELTEVGSQRCHDLSEQRCLLPQLGSGPFNNNNGSGFFSRADYIDIVKYAQARHIEVIPEIDMPAHARAAVISMEARYQRLMKAGETEKAEEYRLRDPLDTSETTSVQLYDRTSYLNPCLASSQRFVDKVIGEIQAMHKEAGQPLSTWHFGGDEAKNIRLGAGYSDKQQPQPGTGLIDRSQENRPWEKSLACQKMIAAGEVKDLDHLPSYFALAVSSKVHAHGIERMQAWQDGVKHAENAAAFATPKVAVNFWDTLYWGGFDSANDWANKGYDVIISNPDYVYMDFPYEVNPLERGYYWGTRYSDERKMFSFAPNNLPQNAETSVDRDGKTFTARSDKPWPGAWGLSAQLWSETVRTDDQMEYMIFPRLFTVAERAWHRASWEQDYQPGREYQGGVTQFVDRQALNRDWQRFANILGQRELAKLDKVGIAYRLPVPGAQIRNGKLEANLALPGLAIEYSLDGGKGWLRYDERMKPTVAEGSSVMVRSVSPDGERYSRSEAL from the coding sequence ATGAAACGTTTAACGCTGTCAGCGCTAATTATGGCGACGCTGGCGGGATGCAGCAGCGACGCAATGCAGGCGCAGCGGGTTGTGGATCAGGTAAGTCAATTTGGCGTGCGTTACGAAGTAACCGATAACCAGGCTGCCCTGCACGGCACCGACTGCGCCGCGTTGGGGGCTGACTGGGCCGCCTGTAACCGGGCAACCATTACCCTGACAAATAATGGTCCGGCGCTGACCAGCCGCAACTGGGCGATCTACATGAGTAATGTTCATGCGACGATTAAGATCGACAGCGATCGGTTCAGGATCGTGCATGTTAATGGCGATCTGACGCGTCTGGAGCCCACTGAGAAATTTACCGGCATCGGCGCAGGGGAATCGATCGCGATCCCCCTGATCAATGAATACTGGCAGCTGTTTATTACCGATGTGATGCCGCGCTGGTATGTGACGGCGGAAAACGCCCAGCCGCGCATTATCGCCAGTACCGACACCGAAGATTTGACGCAGTTTGTTGCGCCCTTTAACGATCGCTGGAAGCGGACCGCTGATGATAAAAATATACTGATGCAGCCTGCCAGCCGTTTTTTGAAAAACAGTGATATCGCCGTGCTGCCGACGGCGGCGCTGCGTGGACAAATTACCCCAACCCCGCTGGCGTTAAAAGTTCACCCGCAGGATCTTGATTTAAGCAAAGGCGTTGCCTTTGATTTGCTGACGCTGCCGGATAATCAGGCACAGGTGATTAAAGCGCGCTTTGCGCTGCTGGGCGTGAAGGAAAACAGCGGCGGTGTTCCTTTGCGTACCACCATTCGTCAGGCGGATTTTAGCGGTGAACGTGCGGTAAGCGGGGCTTATCATCTCAGCATCAGCCCGCGGGGTATTGAGCTGACCGGCTACGACAGCGCCGGTGTCTTTTACGGGCTGATGTCGGTAGCATCGTTGCTGCCTGCTGAAGGGCTGCCGGTGATTGCAACGCTGGAAGCACAGGATGCACCGCGCTTTGCCTACCGTGGCGCTTTCCTTGATGTGGCGCGTAACTTCCACAGCAAGCAGGCGGTAATGCGTATGCTGGATCAGATGGCCGCGTGGAAAATGAACAAATTTCACTTCCATCTCAGCGACGATGAAGCCTGGCGTATCGCTATCCCTGGTCTGCCGGAGCTTACCGAGGTAGGTAGCCAGCGCTGCCACGATCTTAGCGAACAGCGTTGCCTGTTGCCGCAGCTCGGTTCTGGTCCCTTTAACAATAACAACGGCAGCGGCTTTTTCAGCCGGGCGGATTACATCGATATCGTTAAATATGCCCAGGCACGCCATATTGAGGTGATCCCGGAAATCGATATGCCTGCGCACGCACGCGCCGCCGTCATCTCAATGGAAGCACGTTATCAGCGCCTGATGAAAGCGGGCGAAACAGAAAAAGCAGAAGAGTATCGGCTGCGCGATCCGCTTGATACCTCTGAAACGACCTCCGTTCAGCTTTACGATCGTACCAGCTATCTCAATCCCTGCCTCGCCTCTTCACAGCGCTTTGTCGATAAGGTTATCGGCGAAATTCAGGCGATGCATAAAGAAGCCGGGCAGCCGCTGTCTACCTGGCACTTTGGCGGCGACGAGGCTAAAAATATTCGCCTTGGCGCAGGCTACAGCGATAAACAGCAGCCGCAGCCTGGTACCGGCCTGATTGACCGCAGCCAGGAAAATCGCCCCTGGGAAAAATCGCTCGCCTGTCAGAAAATGATTGCGGCTGGTGAAGTGAAAGATCTCGATCATCTGCCGAGCTATTTTGCGCTGGCGGTCAGCAGTAAGGTACATGCGCACGGTATCGAACGTATGCAGGCCTGGCAGGATGGCGTGAAACATGCGGAGAACGCTGCCGCCTTCGCCACGCCAAAAGTGGCGGTTAACTTCTGGGATACACTTTACTGGGGCGGCTTTGACAGCGCTAACGACTGGGCCAATAAAGGCTACGATGTGATTATCTCTAACCCCGACTACGTCTATATGGATTTCCCTTATGAGGTGAACCCGTTAGAGCGTGGCTACTATTGGGGAACGCGCTATAGCGATGAACGTAAGATGTTTAGCTTTGCGCCAAATAACCTACCGCAAAATGCGGAGACCTCAGTCGATCGTGATGGCAAAACCTTTACGGCACGCTCTGATAAACCCTGGCCCGGAGCCTGGGGGCTGTCGGCGCAGCTGTGGAGTGAAACCGTACGTACCGACGACCAGATGGAATATATGATCTTCCCGCGCCTGTTTACCGTAGCGGAGCGCGCCTGGCATCGTGCCTCCTGGGAGCAGGATTATCAGCCGGGGCGTGAATATCAGGGTGGCGTCACGCAGTTTGTCGATCGTCAGGCGTTAAACCGCGACTGGCAGCGTTTCGCCAATATTCTGGGGCAACGTGAGCTGGCGAAGCTGGATAAAGTCGGTATCGCTTACCGCCTGCCGGTGCCGGGCGCGCAAATTCGCAACGGCAAGCTGGAGGCGAACCTTGCGCTGCCGGGTCTGGCTATCGAATACTCGCTGGATGGCGGTAAAGGCTGGCTGCGCTATGACGAGCGGATGAAGCCTACGGTTGCTGAAGGCAGTAGCGTTATGGTACGCAGCGTCAGCCCGGATGGAGAGCGCTACAGCCGCAGCGAAGCGCTCTGA
- the ybfE gene encoding LexA regulated protein, with protein sequence MAKEHTDRTTIDLFADERRPGRPKTSPLSRDEQLRINKRNQLKRDKVRGLRRVELKMNSEAVEALNAMAAERGVSRSELIEEMILAQLKAL encoded by the coding sequence ATGGCAAAAGAACACACGGACCGGACCACGATCGATCTGTTTGCAGATGAACGTCGCCCGGGACGCCCGAAAACCAGTCCGCTGTCGCGTGATGAACAACTTCGTATCAACAAACGCAACCAGTTGAAACGTGACAAAGTACGGGGTTTACGGCGCGTTGAACTGAAGATGAACAGTGAGGCTGTCGAAGCGCTCAATGCAATGGCCGCTGAACGTGGCGTAAGCCGCAGCGAGCTGATTGAAGAGATGATTCTTGCCCAGTTGAAGGCGCTCTGA
- a CDS encoding YbfA family protein has product MYSVYPLPKIILRRTAVVLIGLLALPIMIFRPDRARFYSYLHRVWSKTSSKPVWLAQAEAAGGDFY; this is encoded by the coding sequence ATGTATTCTGTTTATCCCCTGCCTAAAATTATCCTGCGTCGCACGGCCGTTGTACTTATTGGCCTGTTGGCGCTACCCATAATGATTTTCCGCCCCGACAGAGCGCGTTTTTACAGCTATCTGCACCGTGTCTGGAGTAAGACCAGCAGCAAGCCCGTCTGGCTGGCCCAGGCGGAAGCGGCGGGCGGAGACTTCTACTAA
- the seqA gene encoding replication initiation negative regulator SeqA, whose protein sequence is MKTIEVDEELYRYIASHTQHIGESASDILRRMLKFTAGQSAPVAATAPAVAVNVSQESETSKPVPRSQDRVRAVRELLLSDEYAEQKKAVNRFMLILSTLYSLDPAAFAEATASLQGRTRVYFAGDEQTLLQHGTHTKPKHVPGTPYWVITNTNTGRKCSMVEHIMLAMQFPQELADKVCGTI, encoded by the coding sequence ATGAAAACGATTGAAGTCGACGAAGAGCTCTACCGCTACATTGCCAGTCACACGCAGCATATCGGTGAAAGTGCCTCGGATATTTTACGGCGTATGCTGAAATTTACCGCCGGTCAGAGTGCGCCGGTTGCGGCTACGGCTCCCGCCGTAGCTGTTAACGTGAGTCAGGAGAGTGAGACCAGCAAACCGGTCCCACGTTCTCAGGATCGCGTGCGCGCCGTGCGTGAGCTGCTACTCTCTGATGAGTATGCCGAGCAAAAGAAAGCGGTTAACCGTTTTATGCTGATTCTGTCGACGCTCTATTCTCTTGATCCCGCTGCGTTTGCCGAGGCGACCGCCTCGCTGCAGGGACGCACCCGCGTTTACTTTGCCGGCGATGAGCAAACACTGTTACAGCATGGCACCCATACTAAGCCGAAGCATGTGCCCGGCACGCCGTACTGGGTGATCACCAACACTAATACAGGCCGCAAATGCAGCATGGTGGAACACATTATGCTGGCAATGCAGTTCCCGCAGGAGCTGGCAGATAAGGTTTGCGGCACCATTTAA
- the kdpE gene encoding two-component system response regulator KdpE, whose amino-acid sequence MTSVLIVEDEKEIRRFLRVALEGEALRVYDSDTLQRGLIEAATRRPDLVILDLGLPDGDGIDFIRDLRQWSAIPVIVLSARSDEQDKIAALDAGADDFLTKPFGIGELQARVRVALRRQAGKNAPNSVVQFGQVEVDLAAHHITRAGATIHLTPTEFRLLALLLNNPGKVLTQRQLLNHVWGPNAVEHSHYLRIYMGHLRQKLEQDPARPAHLLTETAIGYRFMP is encoded by the coding sequence TTGACCAGCGTACTGATTGTTGAAGATGAAAAAGAGATACGGCGTTTTTTACGTGTAGCGCTGGAGGGTGAAGCACTGCGCGTATACGACAGCGATACCTTACAGCGCGGTCTGATTGAGGCGGCAACGCGTCGCCCCGATCTGGTCATTCTCGACCTCGGCCTGCCCGACGGTGACGGCATCGACTTTATTCGCGATCTGCGCCAGTGGAGCGCGATCCCGGTTATCGTCCTTTCGGCGCGCAGCGACGAGCAGGACAAAATCGCGGCGCTGGATGCCGGAGCGGATGATTTTCTTACTAAACCCTTTGGCATCGGGGAATTACAGGCGCGGGTGCGCGTGGCGCTGCGTCGGCAGGCGGGAAAAAATGCCCCAAACAGCGTGGTGCAGTTCGGTCAGGTAGAGGTTGATTTAGCTGCTCATCATATTACGCGCGCTGGCGCTACCATCCATTTGACGCCGACAGAGTTTCGTTTGCTGGCACTGCTGTTAAATAATCCGGGAAAAGTGCTGACCCAACGCCAGCTGTTAAACCATGTCTGGGGGCCAAACGCGGTTGAACACAGCCACTATCTGCGCATCTATATGGGGCATCTGCGCCAGAAGCTGGAACAGGATCCGGCACGTCCGGCGCATCTGTTAACCGAAACCGCTATCGGCTATCGCTTCATGCCTTGA
- the pgm gene encoding phosphoglucomutase (alpha-D-glucose-1,6-bisphosphate-dependent) has translation MANHPRAGQPAQQSDLINVAQLTSQYYVLQPEKGNVEHAVKFGTSGHRGSAARQSFNETHILAIAQAIAEERRKNGITGPCFVGKDTHALSEPAIISVLEVLAANGVDVIVQQDNGYTPTPAISNAILEHNKAGGAQADGIVITPSHNPPEDGGIKYNPPNGGPADTNVTKVVEDRANQLIKDDLKEVKRLTLAQAWASGHLREKDLIQPYVEGLAQVVDMDAIKKAGLKIGVDPLGGSGMAYWQRIAEHYQLDLTIVNDAIDQTFRFMHLDKDGVVRMDCSSECAMAGLLALRDKFDLAFGNDPDYDRHGIVTPAGLMNPNHYLAVAINYLFQHRPQWGKEVAVGKTLVSSAMIDRVVNDIGRKLVEVPVGFKWFVDGLFDGSFGFGGEESAGASFLRFDGTPWSTDKDGIILCLLAAEITAVTGKNPQQHYDELAKRFGAPSYNRLQAPATSAQKAALSKLSPEMVSADTLAGDPITARLTSAPGNGAAIGGLKVMTENGWFAARPSGTEDAYKIYCESFLGAEHREKIEKEAVEIVSAVLKNA, from the coding sequence ATGGCCAATCACCCCCGTGCCGGGCAGCCAGCCCAGCAGAGCGATTTAATTAACGTCGCACAATTAACGTCCCAGTATTACGTTCTGCAACCTGAGAAAGGCAATGTGGAACATGCGGTGAAATTCGGCACATCAGGCCATCGCGGCAGCGCCGCGCGTCAAAGCTTCAACGAAACGCATATTCTCGCGATTGCGCAGGCGATAGCGGAAGAACGGCGTAAAAATGGCATTACCGGCCCCTGTTTTGTCGGTAAAGATACGCATGCGCTGTCGGAACCGGCGATTATTTCCGTGCTGGAAGTGCTGGCGGCTAACGGTGTTGATGTGATTGTGCAGCAGGACAACGGCTATACGCCAACCCCGGCGATCTCAAACGCTATCCTTGAACACAACAAAGCGGGCGGCGCACAGGCGGATGGTATTGTAATCACGCCTTCGCATAACCCGCCGGAAGATGGCGGCATCAAATACAATCCGCCGAATGGCGGCCCGGCGGATACCAACGTCACGAAAGTGGTGGAAGATCGCGCTAACCAGCTGATCAAAGATGACCTGAAAGAGGTGAAACGCCTCACCCTGGCACAGGCCTGGGCCAGCGGTCATCTGCGGGAAAAAGATCTGATCCAGCCGTATGTAGAAGGGCTGGCGCAGGTCGTTGATATGGACGCGATTAAAAAAGCGGGCCTGAAAATCGGTGTCGATCCGCTTGGCGGATCCGGCATGGCCTACTGGCAGCGTATCGCTGAACATTATCAGCTCGATCTGACCATCGTTAACGACGCTATCGATCAAACCTTCCGCTTTATGCATCTGGATAAAGATGGCGTAGTGCGCATGGACTGCTCTTCTGAATGTGCGATGGCGGGCCTGCTGGCGCTGCGCGATAAGTTCGATCTCGCTTTCGGTAACGATCCTGACTATGACCGTCACGGCATTGTCACGCCTGCGGGCCTGATGAACCCGAACCACTATCTGGCGGTAGCGATTAACTACCTGTTCCAGCATCGCCCACAGTGGGGTAAAGAGGTGGCCGTTGGGAAGACGCTGGTATCCAGCGCGATGATCGATCGCGTGGTTAACGATATCGGACGTAAGCTGGTGGAAGTGCCGGTCGGCTTTAAATGGTTTGTCGATGGCCTGTTTGACGGCAGCTTTGGCTTCGGCGGCGAAGAGAGCGCGGGCGCCTCTTTCCTGCGTTTTGACGGCACGCCGTGGTCTACCGATAAAGACGGTATTATTCTCTGCCTGCTGGCGGCGGAAATTACTGCCGTGACCGGAAAAAACCCGCAGCAGCACTATGATGAGCTGGCTAAACGCTTTGGTGCGCCAAGCTATAACCGCTTACAGGCACCTGCCACGTCGGCACAGAAAGCGGCATTGTCGAAGCTGTCGCCGGAAATGGTCAGCGCCGATACGCTGGCTGGCGATCCGATTACCGCGCGCCTGACCAGCGCGCCGGGTAACGGGGCGGCGATTGGCGGTCTGAAAGTCATGACGGAAAACGGCTGGTTCGCCGCACGTCCGTCCGGTACTGAAGATGCCTATAAAATTTACTGTGAAAGTTTCCTCGGCGCAGAACATCGCGAAAAAATCGAGAAAGAAGCCGTTGAGATCGTCAGCGCGGTACTGAAAAACGCCTGA
- the fur gene encoding ferric iron uptake transcriptional regulator — MTDNNTALKKAGLKVTLPRLKILEVLQEPESHHVSAEDLYKRLIDMGEEIGLATVYRVLNQFDDAGIVTRHNFEGGKSVFELTQQHHHDHLICLDCGRVIEFSDESIEARQREIATRYGIKLTNHSLYLYGHCATGDCREDETLHDK, encoded by the coding sequence ATGACTGACAATAACACCGCATTAAAGAAGGCCGGCCTGAAGGTTACGCTTCCACGACTAAAAATCCTGGAAGTGCTTCAGGAACCTGAGAGCCATCACGTCAGTGCGGAAGATTTGTACAAGCGCCTGATTGATATGGGCGAAGAAATTGGGCTGGCAACGGTATATCGCGTACTGAACCAGTTTGATGATGCTGGCATCGTTACACGCCATAACTTTGAAGGCGGTAAATCCGTTTTCGAACTGACCCAGCAGCATCATCACGATCACCTGATTTGCCTTGACTGCGGCCGGGTGATTGAATTTAGTGATGAATCGATCGAAGCTCGCCAGCGTGAAATCGCCACGCGTTACGGCATCAAGCTGACCAACCACAGTCTCTATCTGTACGGTCACTGCGCGACGGGTGACTGCCGCGAAGATGAAACATTACACGACAAATAA
- the ybfF gene encoding esterase translates to MNLNTRLQTEQSANDATPILLIHGLFGSLDNLGVLARGLKADRPLIQVDVRNHGLSPRSEVMSYRAMAQDMLETLDRHSIDNVTVIGHSMGGKIAMTMTALAPERIEQLVLIDIAPVDYQTRRHDAIFAAVNAVTASGVTQRSAAADIMREIIAEEGVIQFLLKSFHDGAWRFNVPVLWDNYSAISGWESIPPWQGPALFIRGELSPYLDDIHRDTLLAQFPQARAHVIAGAGHWVHAEKPDAVLRAIQRFLAL, encoded by the coding sequence ATGAATTTGAATACTCGCCTGCAAACTGAACAATCTGCCAACGATGCGACACCCATCCTGTTGATTCATGGTCTGTTTGGTAGCCTGGATAATCTTGGCGTACTGGCGCGCGGCCTGAAGGCGGATCGGCCGCTTATCCAGGTTGACGTGCGCAATCATGGCCTTTCGCCGCGCAGCGAGGTGATGAGCTATCGGGCGATGGCACAGGATATGCTGGAAACGCTCGATCGGCACAGCATCGATAACGTCACGGTTATCGGTCACTCAATGGGCGGCAAAATCGCCATGACCATGACCGCGCTGGCACCGGAACGTATCGAACAGCTGGTGCTGATCGATATCGCCCCGGTGGATTACCAGACCCGCCGACACGATGCCATTTTCGCTGCCGTTAATGCCGTTACCGCTTCAGGCGTTACCCAACGCAGCGCCGCCGCCGACATCATGCGTGAAATCATCGCTGAAGAAGGCGTGATTCAGTTCCTGCTGAAATCTTTTCACGACGGTGCCTGGCGCTTTAACGTCCCTGTTCTGTGGGATAACTATAGCGCGATTTCCGGCTGGGAAAGTATACCGCCGTGGCAGGGACCGGCGCTGTTTATTCGCGGCGAGCTTTCTCCCTATCTGGATGATATTCATCGTGATACGTTGCTGGCGCAGTTCCCACAGGCGCGCGCGCATGTGATTGCCGGAGCGGGTCACTGGGTTCATGCTGAAAAACCCGACGCGGTACTGCGTGCCATACAGCGTTTTTTAGCGCTGTAA
- a CDS encoding YbgA family protein has protein sequence MSEKIPVGISACLLGESVRFDGGHKRLAFAAEQLAPYVRYEPICPEMAIGLPTPRPALRLVKKQDEVALCFSKTGGEEITAQMREFAAHKVSGLHHLCGYILCAKSPSCGMERVRVYEPDSNNNRKEGIGIFAEALQREMPWLPMEEDGRLHDDVLRENFVGRIYALHEFNQMWRQGLTAHGLIAFHTRYKLLLLAHSQPEYREMGRFVAAMNSYPSLEAYATEYRNRLMALMAHRATRNNHTNVLMHVQGYFRRQLSSTQRQELASLIDRYRQGLQPLLAPITLLKHYMKEYPHEWLAQQRYFEPYPEALRLRYGR, from the coding sequence ATGAGCGAAAAAATACCGGTAGGAATCAGCGCCTGTTTATTGGGAGAAAGCGTGCGTTTCGACGGCGGTCATAAACGACTGGCTTTCGCCGCTGAACAACTCGCTCCCTATGTGCGCTATGAACCGATCTGCCCGGAAATGGCGATCGGATTACCGACGCCGCGTCCGGCGTTGCGGCTGGTGAAAAAGCAGGATGAGGTTGCACTTTGCTTCAGCAAAACCGGCGGCGAAGAGATCACCGCGCAGATGCGTGAGTTTGCCGCGCATAAGGTCAGCGGTCTGCATCATCTGTGCGGCTATATTCTCTGTGCTAAATCCCCCAGCTGCGGCATGGAGCGGGTACGCGTATACGAACCTGACAGTAACAACAATCGTAAAGAGGGTATCGGTATCTTCGCCGAAGCGCTGCAACGCGAAATGCCCTGGTTACCGATGGAAGAAGATGGGCGTCTGCATGATGATGTGCTGCGGGAAAATTTTGTCGGCCGGATCTATGCCCTGCATGAGTTTAATCAGATGTGGCGTCAGGGATTGACGGCGCACGGCCTGATCGCTTTTCACACACGCTATAAGCTGCTGCTGCTGGCCCATTCACAGCCGGAGTATCGTGAGATGGGACGCTTCGTTGCGGCAATGAACAGTTATCCTTCGCTTGAAGCGTACGCAACGGAATACCGTAATCGCCTGATGGCGCTGATGGCGCATCGCGCCACGCGTAATAATCACACTAACGTTTTGATGCACGTTCAGGGTTATTTTCGTCGCCAGCTCTCTTCCACCCAGCGTCAGGAACTGGCTTCACTGATCGATCGTTATCGTCAGGGCTTACAGCCGCTGCTGGCGCCGATTACGCTGCTTAAACACTATATGAAAGAGTATCCGCACGAATGGCTGGCGCAACAGCGTTATTTTGAGCCTTACCCGGAAGCGCTGCGTTTACGCTACGGTCGTTGA